The genomic segment GCCGCTGTCGGGCCGCGTCATCGGCCTCAACCGCCGATCGCGGACATCGGGCGGGCCGGCTGCAGGAAGCTCGGGTCGTCGATGCCGTGGCCGGCCCGCTTGCCCCGCATCGCCACCCGCCACCGGCGGGCCAGCTCGGCGTCGTCGGCGCCGGCCCGCAGCGCACCCCGCAGGTCCGATTCCTCGGTGGCGAAGAGGCAGTTGCGGACCTGCCCGTCGGCGGTGAGCCGGGTCCGGTCGCAGTCGCCGCAGAACGGCCGGGTGACGCTGCCGATGATCCCCACCCGGGCGGGGGTGCCGCCCGGTCCGGTGGCGCCGTCGACCAGCCAGGTCTCGGCGGGTGCCCCGCCCCGCTCGGCGGGATCGGGCAGCAGGGTGAACTCGGCCCGCAGGGCGGCGAGGATCTCCTCGGCGGTGACCATCGACGACCGGTCCCAGCCGTGCTGGGCGTCGAGCGGCATCTGCTCGATGAAACGCAGCTCGTAGCCGTGGGTGAGGGCGAACCGGAGCAGCGCCGGCGCATCGCCGTCGTTGACCCCGCGCATCAGCACCGAGTTGATCTTTACTGGGTTGAGCCCGGCGTCGGCCGCCGCGGCCATCCCGGCGAGCACGTCGGCCAGCCGGGGGCGGCGGGTCAGCTCGGTGAACCGGCCCGGGTCGAGTGTGTCGAGGGAGATGTTGACCCGGTCCAGCCCGGCCGCGCGCAGCGGGGCCGCGAGCCGGGCCAGGCCGATGCCGTTGGTGGTGAGCGACAGCACCGGGCGGGGCCGCAGCGCGGCGACGGCCGCGACGATGCCGGGCAGGCCGGGCCGGATCAGCGGCTCGCCACCGGTGAACCGGACCTCGGTCACGCCGAGCCGACCGACGGCGATCCCGACCAGCCGGATGATCTCCTCGTCGGTGAGCACGTTCGAACTCGGCAGCCAGGCCAGACCCTCGGCCGGCATGCAGTACGTGCAGCGCAGGTTGCACCGGTCGGTGAGGGAGACCCGCAGATCGGTGGCGACCCGCCCATACCGGTCCGCAAGCGGCCCAGCGGCGGTCGGGTCAGTCCCGCTCGGGTCAGCCCCGGGCTGGCCGGTCCCGCTCAGGTCGGCCCCGAGCCGGTCGGCCGGCCCCGGGCCGCCGCCCGCCGGGTGAACCGGGATGGTCATTCGTCGACCGTAGCGCGTCAGCGCCGCTGGGCTGTAGCGCGTAACCGTCGCCGGGTCGTGCCAGGTCGCCCCCGCCGGCCGTGCCGGGTCGCCCTCGCCCGGTGGTGCCGGGTCGCCCCCGGCGGATGTGCCGGGTCGCCCTCGCCCGGTGGTGCCGGGTCGCCCCCGGCGGATGTGCCGGGTCGCCCTCGCCCGGTGGTGCGGGGTCAGCCCTCACCGGGGTCGTCGCGGGCCAGAGTCCTCACGGGGTGGTGGCGGGTCAGTCCTCACACGGGTGGTGGCGGGTCAGCGTCGTAGGGCGGTGCCGGCGGCGGTCCGGACCGCGTCCCGGTAGCCGCCGCCGAACAGTGCGGTGTGCACCAGCAGCAGGTGCAGTTGGTGCACGGCGACGCGGTCCTGCCAGCCGTCGGCCAGCGGCCAGATCTGCTGGTAGGCGTCGAGGATCACCGGCAGGTGCGGGGCGCCGCCGAAGAGCGCGAGCTGGGCCAGATCGGTCTCCCGGTGCCCGCCGTGTGCGGCCGGGTCGACCAACCAGACCCGCCCCTCGGCACCCCAGAGCAGGTTCCCCGGCCACAGGTCGCCATGGATCCGGGCGGGCGGCTCGCTGCCCCCGTACCCGTCGATGTTGGAGATCACGCGTTCGACCAGCGCGACGTCCGCCGCGGCGAGCGCGCCGCGGTCGGCCGAGATTTTCAGGTACGGCGCCAGCCGGCGCTCGGCGAACCAGCGCGGCCACGGTCCGGCCGACGGGCTGTTCTCCTGCGGCAGCGCGCCGATGAAACCGGGCCAGTCGGCGCCGAAGCTCGGCGCCCCGGCCTGGTGCATGGCGGCCAGTTCGCGGCCGAACCGGGCCGCCGCGGTCGGGCTGGGGCTCCCGGGCTCGACCCACTCCAGGGCGAGCAGGTCCGGCAGCGCCACGATGACGTCCGGCACCGGCACCGCCCCGGCCTCGGCCAGCCAACGCAGCCCGGCGGCCTCGGCGCTGAAGAACCCCTCCGGTACGACGTCCGCCGCGCTGTCCGGCCAGCTCTTGGTGAACAGTGAGCTGCCGTCGTCGAGGGTGAGGCGGCTGGCGGTGCAGATGTCACCGCCGCTGACCGGCGTCTCCCGGATTCGCTGGTGGGTGAGGAAGGTGGGCAGCTGTCCCGGATGCGCGCGCAGGTACGCCAGGTCCATCTCCGCAAGGTAGCGGTTCGCCGCCGACCCGATAGGGCGAGTCCGGCCGAGTTGACTGTCGCCGGATCGGGATCGGGAGTAGATATGAACCATGACCGATGCCGTGATCCGTCCCTACCGGCCGGCCGACCATGGCGCGGGCCGCCAGCTCTGGGTCGAGTTGATCGAGCAGCATCGGACCCTGTACGACGACCCGGGCTACGGCGGCGCCGACCCGGGCTCGGCCTTCGAGGAGTACCTGACCAGGCTGGATCTGGCCGGGGTCTGGGTGGCCGAGGCGCCGGGCGCCGGGGTGGTCGGCCTGGTGGGTCTGATCGTCTCCGAGGCCGGCGGCCGGGTCGAGCCGGTGGTGGTGGCTGCCCGCGCGCGCGGTCGGGGCATCGGCCGGGCGCTGCTCGCCCAGGTAGCCGAGGTGGCCCGCAACCGCGGCCTGGCTCGGCTGACGGTGACCCCTGAGTCCCGCAACGTCGAGGCGCTGCGCTGCCTGCACTCCGCCGGCTACGACGTGCTCTCCGCGATCGAGTTGACCCTCGACCTGCGCAACGCCTTCGACGCCCGCCAAGAGGGCATCGACCTACACGGCCTGCGCTACCGCTCCTAGCCGCGCTCGGTTCCTCGTGATCAACAGTTGAAAAGTCCCGGTTCCGAAGCCGAAGGCGCGACTTTGCATCAATTGATCACGGGTGCCCGGGCGAAGCTTCGTGATCGTGGCGCTTTGAGCCGTAGAAGACCGTGGGTTCGTGACGGCTGACTGCGCCACGAGCATGGCCCCGCCAGCTCGAACACTGCGGTCACATCTCGGAACGCCGACGTTGAGACGCTGCATTGTCGCTGGGGCGGCTAGCCCTGCATCGTCACGTTTGACGATATCTGTTATGTCAGATTTAGCGGCTTTTCCAGATGGTTCTGTTGTCTGACGGCGGAGGGGTTCAACTGCGGAGATGCTCCCGTCAAAGATGGACCTTGGCGTGTCTGCCGTGAGCGTGATCTTGATGTGGGCTTGTTGGGCGTTGGGTAGGCGTACCTCAAGGTTGAGGATGTCAAATAGTTGGCGTTGTAGCTGCTCAGGCAGGCTGGCGAGGGATGCCTCAACCTGGGGCATGGCGTCGAGTAGGGCGACATCGTCGGTGTTGATGACCGGTTGGGTGGCGGTTAGTTCGGCGAGTCGGGCTTCGGTTTCGATCCGGCGGGTTTCGAGGTTGTTGAATCGGTCCCGCAGGTTCGTGCGCCATGCCTTGTTGTCGACGGGTGTCTCCTCTAGTTCGGCGCCGATGCTGTCTTGCCGTGTGGTGATGTCGTCGAGGGTGCGGGTGGTGGCGGCGATGGCTTCGGCGTGTGCTTCGGCGAGGTGGCGGGGGGCGGCGGCGTGTTGGGCTGCGAGGTGTTGACGCCGGTGGGGTCCGAAGACCCGCTCGGCGATGACACCGGTGATGGCGGGCAGGAGGATGTCTTCCCGGATGTAGATGGTCCCGGGGTGGTCAGCCATGAGTTTTTCACCTCGGGTGTTGCGGGGTCCCCGGCAGTAGTAGTAGGTGCGGTCGCCTCGCAGGGTGCCTGGCATGCGCCGCTGGCATTGTTCGTGGCGGAGGTAGCCACGCAGCAGGTAGGTATTCTTGGTGGCGGGGTGGGTGTTGGCCTCGTGGCCGGGTCGGTGCCCGCGTTGCCGGTCGGCGACCGTGGCGGCGGCGCGGAAGTCCGACAGAGATACCAGGGCCGTGTGGGTTTCGGTGGGTGACCAAACCCATTGGTCGATCGGGTTGGGGCGGTGGGTTCTTTTTCGCCGGAGAGTGACACCGGTGCGGGTGGTGGTGCGGTTCCACACCATGTGGCCGGTGTACTTCGGGTTGTGGAGCAGGTTGCGGACCGACTCCCAGGTCCAGCAGCCCACTGCGGTGTCCTTACGGAGTGGCTCCGGTGGCGGGTACCGGTCCAGGTTGGCGTTGAGCCGGGCGGCGATCTGTCCGTAGGTGTACTCGTCGTCGACCCGCCATCGGAAGATCTGGGTGACGACCGGCCCGCGGGCCTTGTCCACGACGAGTTTGGACTTGACCCGTTCGCCTTCCTTGTGAGGTTGGGTGCGGTAGCCGTAGGGGGCGCGGCCGATGTTGTACCCGGAGGTGGTGTGGGTCTTCAGGCCGTCCCAGGCTTGTTCGAAGGTGTTGATCGCGGTCCACTCGCCGACGGCCTGCTTGATGCGGCGCAGGAGGACCTTGGCGGCCTTCTTGCCGTGCAGGTCGATTGGTTCATCGGAGGCGAACAGTTCGATGCCGTGGCGGGCCAGTTCGTACTCGATGCGGGTGTTGAAGTAGACGTAGCGTGCCATCCGTTCGGCGTTCTCGCAGATGACGGCGGCGAAGCGGCAGTTGGGCCGCTTCGCCTCCTCCAGCAGATCCGCCAGCCCGCCCGCGCGTTCGACGGGCAGGTCGAAGCGTAGGTGCGCGGTCCCGGTGCCGCGCTCATCGAACTCCATCCGCCCAGACTCGATGTCGATAAACCACAGGTCGATCTCCCAGCCGGCGGGAAGTGCGGCGAGGTTGTTGTTCATCTGCCGGATGGCCGAGCCGACCGGATCTTGCAGGTCGTCGGTGGATACCCGGATCAGACCGGCGACAGGTACCCGCTCGCCCATCGTGGATATGCGGGAGACCGCAGTCCAGGGTGAGGTGGGGCCGGGGCCACCTGGCCCGACGGTCGCCCGTGTCACACGGCTCACTCTTCGGATGGCTGGCTCTGACCCTGTTAGGGGTGGTCGGTTATCCATTGCAGCACCTCCTTGATGACGGCCCATTGTCTTCGCGCCAGATCGTCAGCCTGCGGCCCGCTCATATACTCGATGTCTACAGTGACCTCTAAAGACACTCGGGATTCCCGGAGGCTGCGAGACTTGTGAGGCGCTCTGGTAGAGCCAAGACCCGCCCAATGACCACGGTCCAGGGCTGACGGCTCATTTCCATCATACCCGTCGTTCGCGTTGTCATCGCCTGTTTCGTCGGCCATTTCACACGGATTATCAATCCCGCTATTCGATTTCCGAACAGATGGATGCCCAGATTCGTCGGCAAGCTCGTGTTGTTTCTCCCCAGGACGCCATTCCCTGTCCTTGCTGCTCGCGGAGGCTGCAAGGGGTTGCGGGTGGCGGTCCGTTTTCATTTTCGTGGCTTGCCTGATGTTCTGGTCGCGGGGGTCGGTCGGCTGAGGTTCGTCAGTCATGGGCTCCCTGGTTTCCGCAGGGACCATCGGTTGTTCGCGGGAGGGTTGACGACGTCAGGATTGGCGAGCGGCGCATAGTGATACCTCCTGGGTTATCCGGAAACGTGGAATGCCCGTCGAGCGCTCGACGGGCATCCACGTTTCTACTTTGATTGTCGGGGATTGAGAGGATGTCCGTTGGGCCGTCCTTGGTCGTTGTTGACGGGCGTGCGGAGAGCGGCCCCACAGAAGCGCCAGCCTTTGCTTCCAGTGCTAGCCGGGAGCGCTCATGCCGCGGCGTTTAGGTCCGCGTGCACCGACAGACGCGCCGTGATGCGTCAAGATCCACGGCCCATGTTAGAGGCGTTCGTCGATCGTTCAAGCCTCGCCGAAGTGGGGTGGATCGCGTAACGCCGTCGTTTTCGATTACCGATCGGCCGAGGCGCGCTCGCGGATCGCACTAGAACAGTGCGGTCGATCTCCTCGTCTCGGCGGACGGTGGAGTGCTTTCCTCCGCGTTGAGTACAGCGGCAGCCTGGTTCGTCGGGCGAGTTCAGCCTTCCGAGAACTACGGTTCTAAAGAATCGATTCGTCGACGTTGAGAACCGACGTGCGCACCCTGATGTCCCGTTCAGTCGAGTGGGTGAGGTGACAATTTCGTTTTCCGGGTTTTTTCTCGTTCTTGGCGTATCTGTTCGAGCGTGGCGGTGTCGGATGCGAGGTCCGAGTGGCCGATTTGGCGGTCGAGATCGATGACGAGTTCGAGCTGGCTGATTGCCCTGTCGAGATTTCCCTCCGCCCGGTGGATCGTCGCGATGTTGTACCGGGTGGTGGCTTCGCCGGCGCGGTCGCCGACCTCCCGCTGGATGGGCAGGGCCTGGTGGTAGTAGGTCAGGGCCTGCTGCCGGTCCCCGAGCCCGTCGTACACGTGGCCGATGTTGTTGAGGGTGGCGGCTTCGCCGGCGCGGTCGCCGACCTCCCGCTGGATGGGCAGGGCCTGGTGGTAGTAGGTCAGGGCCTGCTGCCGGTCCCCGAGCCCGTCGTACACGTTGCCAATGTTGGTGAGGGTGGCGGCTTCGCGGGCGCGGTCGCCGAGCTCCCGCAGGGTGGGCAGGGCCTGGTGGTAGTAGGTCAGGGCCTGCTGCCGATCCCCGAGCCCGTCGTACACGTGGCCGATGTTGTTGAGGGTGGTGGCTTCGCCGGCGCGGTCGCCGACCTCCCGTCGGATGGGCAGGGCCTGCTGGTAGTAGGTCAGGGCCTGCTGCCGATCCCCGAGCCCGTCGTACACGGCGCCGATGTTGTTGAGGGTGGTGGCTTCGCCGGCGCGGTCGCCGACCTCCCGCTGGATGGGCAGGGCCTGCTGGTAGTAGGTCAGGGCCTGCTGCCGGTCCCCGAGCCCGTTGTACACGAGGCCGATGTTGTTGAGGGTGGTGGCTTCGCCGGCGCGGTCGCCGACCTCCCGCTGGATAGAGATTGCCTGCTGGTAGTAGGTCAGGGCCTGCTGCCGATCCCCGAGCCGGTCGTACACGGCGCCGATGTTGTTGAGGGTGGCGGCTTCGCCGGCGCGGTCGCCGACCTCCCGCCGGATGGGCAGGGCCTGGTGGTAGTAGGTCAGGGCCTGCTGCCGATCCCCGAGCCGGTCATACACGGCGCCGATGTTGGAGAGGGTGGCTGCTTCGCCGCCGCGATCTCTGGCCTCGCGGTACAGGTGCAGGGCCTGCTCGTAGCTGGCCAGGGCCTGCCGGGGTTGGCCTGTGGAGGATTGGGCCCACCCCAGATCATAGAAAGCGCCGGCGTCCGGGCCGAGAGTCAACGTCGCGTTCGCGAGGACCGCGATATCGGCGAACCGGGACCGGCTCAGCCACACCCTCGCCACCTGTCTCCCGACATCCCGGGCGATCACCGCCTCCCGGCCCGCCACCGCCAGCCGGTGCACCTCCACCCATTGAGCGATAGTCATCATGACGCGGGCTTCGGGCTGGTGGGGTCGGTGAGCCAGAGTTTGTGGAGGGATCGCGCGGCGGCGGCGCAGGCGTGGGTGTATTCGTCGTCGGTGAGTAGGGGGCGGATGAGGGGGCGTAGGACGTTGGAGACGTAGTAGCGGGGTTTGTGGGTTTCGGGGTCGGTGCCTTGTTCGATCAGGCCGAGTTGGACGGCGCGTTCGAGGTGGCCGGCGGCGTTGGGGTGGTTGTGGACGGCTTTGACGGTCTGCGCGGGGATGGGTAGTTCGACGAGGTTGATCTTGGCGAGCATCTTTTGCAGGTCGGGGGTTTGGGAGCTGAGGAGGTTCTTCGCGAGGATGGTTTCGCGGCGGAATCGGTCGGCTTCGTTTTCGATGGCGGTGATGAGGCCATCGATGTCGAGGCTGGTGTCTGCGACGATTAGGTCGAGCCAGTCGAGGAGGCGGGGGTTGCCGGCCGAGGCCGCGATGGCGCGATTTCGTATGTCGGGGTCGATGGGGGAACTGGGGCGCAGGTTCGGCAGGTTCCAGATTTTCTTGGTCTGTTCGACGTCGGTGAGGGTTTCCAGTGACTCGACGGCGACGGTGGTCGCGGCGGGTGGGGGGAATCGGTAGCGGCTGGTGATGATGACCCGGCTGGAGCTGCCGGTGTCGCGGATGGCGGTGAGTAGCGCCGGGAGGATGTCGGCCATCTCTGCGGAGAGCACATGGGTGCCGTCGCGTTCGTCGAGGTTGCCTTCCTCGAAGTCGTCGAACACGAACAGGCACGGGGTCTGCCCGAGGGGTCCGTCGACGTGGAGCAGATGACGCAGGCGGACCAGGAGGGGGGCTTGGTCGTTGTCGAGCAGTTTGGTTGCCTCGATGTGCTGCTCCATGGCGGGGAAGGTGATCTTGGTGGTGAGTTCCCGGAACCGGGTCAGGTCGACGCGGCCGTACCAGACGGCACGCTGGTGGGTGGGCATGCGTTCCAGTAGCCGGGAGCCGAGGCTGCTCTTGCCGAGGCCACCCATGCCGTGCAGGACAAGGGCCTGCACCGTGCCATGGCTGCCGGGGGGTTGTTTGAGGGTGTGTAGGCAGCGTTGGATGACGCGCCGTCGTCCGACGAAGGTGGCGCGGGCGGCGACCCGGGACAGTTGGGTCTGCGGGTCCAGGAATTCCTGGTCGGCTGGCCGGATGTGGATACGTGCGCGTCCCTTGGTGTGCAGGGGCGTGACCATGGCGGCGAGTGGGGATCGGTCGGCGTAGACGCGTAGCAGGTGCCAGTTGCCGTGCTTGCGCTGGTACAGGTGTCGGCGGGCTTCGACAATGGCCCGGTCGAGGGACACCCCATCAGCCAGCGACCGGTACAGCTCGGCGGCGAACTCGGTCGCGGAGACATCGCCGACCGGCAGCGCCCACCCCAACACGGCGGGGGCCCCGGCGCGGACCAGGCTTTCGCTCATCGAGGGGAACGACCCGGCGTCGGGGGCGTTGCCGGTGAGGCACCCGGAGACGAAGACCAGGCGGGGCCAGTACCCGGCCATCGCTTGGGCGATCTGGTCAGCGGTGGCGTAGGCACGCCCACCGAACTCGTCCTCCACCAGGAAGACAGGTTGGCCGTTCCGGCTGATGGTGGCGTGTCCGCTCAGATGCAGCACGTCGAAGTATCCCGCGCCGTGGTCGCGGCTGAGGAAGCGAAGCCCGTCCAGGGTGCCGCTTTCCTCGACCACCAGGTCGGTGCCGGTTCGGGAGGTAGCAGCCAGGATGGCCGCCTCCTCCGCCTCGTAGTTGAGCACGGGCTCGACGCCCTCCGGGGACGTGGCCATGAACAACACCCGCAGCGGCCGGTTCCCGACCGTGACCGGAGCCTTGAGGGCCGTGTTGGTGCCAACAGTCCGCACCGGTAGCAGCGGCGCGTGGCCGGCCACGGTCAGATACGAGCCGTCTGCGGCGAGCAGCTCCCAGGGCAGGTGCCGTAGCCGTCCCGCGGTCGTGATCCGCAGCGTCGTGCCATGAGGGCGGTCCAAGACCGGGGTCAGCCACCGGTCATCACCGTCGAGGAAGGTAGCCAGACTTGTACCGAGATCGCGTAGCTGCGGTGAACCGAACACCTCCGGAGCGACCGCATGCTGGCCATAGTCGCGTTCCACCATCCCGATCAGGTCCCCGACAGCCGCCTTGACCACACCCCGGGTCTTCGGCCGACCCTCACCGGTCGACAGGCGCAGTTCGGCGTAGTCGGGAGTCTGCTCGAAGATCTCCAACTCAACCGTCTTCAACTCACCCACAATGGTCTCCACCCTCATCGTTGCCACAGTCCGACCTGCTGGAAACGATCTCCGGTCGTCCCCGGGCCGACGTCGAACACA from the Solwaraspora sp. WMMD1047 genome contains:
- a CDS encoding GNAT family N-acetyltransferase, with protein sequence MTDAVIRPYRPADHGAGRQLWVELIEQHRTLYDDPGYGGADPGSAFEEYLTRLDLAGVWVAEAPGAGVVGLVGLIVSEAGGRVEPVVVAARARGRGIGRALLAQVAEVARNRGLARLTVTPESRNVEALRCLHSAGYDVLSAIELTLDLRNAFDARQEGIDLHGLRYRS
- a CDS encoding tetratricopeptide repeat protein — translated: MMTIAQWVEVHRLAVAGREAVIARDVGRQVARVWLSRSRFADIAVLANATLTLGPDAGAFYDLGWAQSSTGQPRQALASYEQALHLYREARDRGGEAATLSNIGAVYDRLGDRQQALTYYHQALPIRREVGDRAGEAATLNNIGAVYDRLGDRQQALTYYQQAISIQREVGDRAGEATTLNNIGLVYNGLGDRQQALTYYQQALPIQREVGDRAGEATTLNNIGAVYDGLGDRQQALTYYQQALPIRREVGDRAGEATTLNNIGHVYDGLGDRQQALTYYHQALPTLRELGDRAREAATLTNIGNVYDGLGDRQQALTYYHQALPIQREVGDRAGEAATLNNIGHVYDGLGDRQQALTYYHQALPIQREVGDRAGEATTRYNIATIHRAEGNLDRAISQLELVIDLDRQIGHSDLASDTATLEQIRQEREKTRKTKLSPHPLD
- a CDS encoding fructosamine kinase family protein codes for the protein MDLAYLRAHPGQLPTFLTHQRIRETPVSGGDICTASRLTLDDGSSLFTKSWPDSAADVVPEGFFSAEAAGLRWLAEAGAVPVPDVIVALPDLLALEWVEPGSPSPTAAARFGRELAAMHQAGAPSFGADWPGFIGALPQENSPSAGPWPRWFAERRLAPYLKISADRGALAAADVALVERVISNIDGYGGSEPPARIHGDLWPGNLLWGAEGRVWLVDPAAHGGHRETDLAQLALFGGAPHLPVILDAYQQIWPLADGWQDRVAVHQLHLLLVHTALFGGGYRDAVRTAAGTALRR
- a CDS encoding recombinase family protein, giving the protein MGERVPVAGLIRVSTDDLQDPVGSAIRQMNNNLAALPAGWEIDLWFIDIESGRMEFDERGTGTAHLRFDLPVERAGGLADLLEEAKRPNCRFAAVICENAERMARYVYFNTRIEYELARHGIELFASDEPIDLHGKKAAKVLLRRIKQAVGEWTAINTFEQAWDGLKTHTTSGYNIGRAPYGYRTQPHKEGERVKSKLVVDKARGPVVTQIFRWRVDDEYTYGQIAARLNANLDRYPPPEPLRKDTAVGCWTWESVRNLLHNPKYTGHMVWNRTTTRTGVTLRRKRTHRPNPIDQWVWSPTETHTALVSLSDFRAAATVADRQRGHRPGHEANTHPATKNTYLLRGYLRHEQCQRRMPGTLRGDRTYYYCRGPRNTRGEKLMADHPGTIYIREDILLPAITGVIAERVFGPHRRQHLAAQHAAAPRHLAEAHAEAIAATTRTLDDITTRQDSIGAELEETPVDNKAWRTNLRDRFNNLETRRIETEARLAELTATQPVINTDDVALLDAMPQVEASLASLPEQLQRQLFDILNLEVRLPNAQQAHIKITLTADTPRSIFDGSISAVEPLRRQTTEPSGKAAKSDITDIVKRDDAGLAAPATMQRLNVGVPRCDRSVRAGGAMLVAQSAVTNPRSSTAQSATITKLRPGTRDQLMQSRAFGFGTGTFQLLITRNRARLGAVAQAV
- the moaA gene encoding GTP 3',8-cyclase MoaA — encoded protein: MTIPVHPAGGGPGPADRLGADLSGTGQPGADPSGTDPTAAGPLADRYGRVATDLRVSLTDRCNLRCTYCMPAEGLAWLPSSNVLTDEEIIRLVGIAVGRLGVTEVRFTGGEPLIRPGLPGIVAAVAALRPRPVLSLTTNGIGLARLAAPLRAAGLDRVNISLDTLDPGRFTELTRRPRLADVLAGMAAAADAGLNPVKINSVLMRGVNDGDAPALLRFALTHGYELRFIEQMPLDAQHGWDRSSMVTAEEILAALRAEFTLLPDPAERGGAPAETWLVDGATGPGGTPARVGIIGSVTRPFCGDCDRTRLTADGQVRNCLFATEESDLRGALRAGADDAELARRWRVAMRGKRAGHGIDDPSFLQPARPMSAIGG
- a CDS encoding CHAT domain-containing protein, which produces MRVETIVGELKTVELEIFEQTPDYAELRLSTGEGRPKTRGVVKAAVGDLIGMVERDYGQHAVAPEVFGSPQLRDLGTSLATFLDGDDRWLTPVLDRPHGTTLRITTAGRLRHLPWELLAADGSYLTVAGHAPLLPVRTVGTNTALKAPVTVGNRPLRVLFMATSPEGVEPVLNYEAEEAAILAATSRTGTDLVVEESGTLDGLRFLSRDHGAGYFDVLHLSGHATISRNGQPVFLVEDEFGGRAYATADQIAQAMAGYWPRLVFVSGCLTGNAPDAGSFPSMSESLVRAGAPAVLGWALPVGDVSATEFAAELYRSLADGVSLDRAIVEARRHLYQRKHGNWHLLRVYADRSPLAAMVTPLHTKGRARIHIRPADQEFLDPQTQLSRVAARATFVGRRRVIQRCLHTLKQPPGSHGTVQALVLHGMGGLGKSSLGSRLLERMPTHQRAVWYGRVDLTRFRELTTKITFPAMEQHIEATKLLDNDQAPLLVRLRHLLHVDGPLGQTPCLFVFDDFEEGNLDERDGTHVLSAEMADILPALLTAIRDTGSSSRVIITSRYRFPPPAATTVAVESLETLTDVEQTKKIWNLPNLRPSSPIDPDIRNRAIAASAGNPRLLDWLDLIVADTSLDIDGLITAIENEADRFRRETILAKNLLSSQTPDLQKMLAKINLVELPIPAQTVKAVHNHPNAAGHLERAVQLGLIEQGTDPETHKPRYYVSNVLRPLIRPLLTDDEYTHACAAAARSLHKLWLTDPTSPKPAS